A window of Citrus sinensis cultivar Valencia sweet orange chromosome 7, DVS_A1.0, whole genome shotgun sequence contains these coding sequences:
- the LOC127898930 gene encoding uncharacterized protein LOC127898930: MQNGCQGLHLLFHPFHPVEHDFFPCLTDYLPQRHGIVKPHITPLCTTSSCLHCFSLTPPLFLLSAEAFCSNPHRRRQNVDARFRFSSFYDQDPCSINFTTTRRSPSNASSPDVPAHTDKSEYAGCSPGANPPTLKSDMKAPSESQFSAFFETVWGSDCCGMGKRGILRVTPRFRGKRGCRGSVRSCVLRHGSGESVAVVVL, encoded by the exons ATGCAGAATGGTTGTCAGGGtctccatctgcttttccatccgttccatccggtcgaacatgaCTTTTTCCCGTGCCTCACTGACTATctccctcagcgtcacggaatcgttaagcctcATATCACCCCCTTGTGCACTACTTCCTCCTGTCTCCATTGCTTTTCGCTTACTCCACCCCTCTTCTTGCTATCAgcagaagctttttgctctaatccccacagacggcgccaaaatgttgatgcgagattccggttctcctcgttctacgaccaggatccttgctcgatcaactttaccacgaccaggaggtctcctagtaatgcttcttctccagatGTCCCTGcacacacagacaagtcagagtacgccggttgttctcccggcgcaaaccctccgacgctcaagtcagatatgaag gctccctctgaatcccagttttccGCTTTTTTCGAGACGGTCTGGGGCTCTGACTGCTGCGGTATGGGCAAACgggggatcttgcgtgttacgccacggttcaggggaaagcgtggctgtcgtggttctgtgagatcttgcgtgttacgccacggttcaggggaaagcgtggctgtcgtggttctgtga